One stretch of Mycolicibacterium fallax DNA includes these proteins:
- the mftD gene encoding pre-mycofactocin synthase MftD (MftD, an enzyme found in the mycofactocin biosynthesis locus, performs an oxidative deamination of 3-amino-5-[(p-hydroxyphenyl)methyl]-4,4-dimethyl-2-pyrrolidinone (AHDP). The resulting compound, now called pre-mycofactocin (PMFT), is a biologically active redox cofactor that can oxidize the non-exchangeable NADH of TIGR03971 family SDR-type oxidoreductases.), which yields MPRNTWFETVAIAQQRAKKRLPKSVYSSLISASEKGLTVADNVESFGELGFAPHVIGAPEKRDMATTVMGQEISMPVIISPTGVQAVDPDGEVAVARAAAARGTAMGLSSFASKPIEEVVAVNGKIFFQIYWLGDRAAIAARAQRAKEAGAVGLIVTTDWSFSHGRDWGSPQIPEQMDLKTIAKMMPEGLSRPGWFLQWAKTLRPPNLRVPNQGGRGEPGPPFFQAYGEWMGTPPPTWEDIAWLRELWGGPFMLKGIVRVDDAKRAVDAGVSAISVSNHGGNNLDGTPASIRCLPAIADAVGDEVEVLLDGGIRRGSDVVKSVALGARAVMIGRAYLWGLAAGGQTGVENVLDILRGGIDSALMGLGRSSIHELSAEDILIPEGFTRALGVPNI from the coding sequence ATGCCACGCAACACCTGGTTCGAGACGGTCGCGATCGCCCAACAGCGGGCGAAGAAGCGGCTGCCCAAGTCGGTCTACTCCTCGCTGATCTCGGCGAGCGAGAAGGGGCTGACCGTCGCCGACAATGTCGAGTCCTTCGGCGAACTCGGGTTCGCGCCGCATGTCATCGGCGCGCCGGAGAAGCGCGACATGGCGACCACCGTTATGGGCCAAGAGATTTCGATGCCGGTCATCATCTCGCCGACCGGGGTTCAGGCGGTCGATCCCGACGGTGAGGTGGCCGTTGCCCGCGCCGCTGCGGCCCGCGGCACCGCGATGGGGCTGTCCTCGTTCGCCAGCAAGCCGATCGAGGAGGTCGTCGCCGTCAACGGCAAGATCTTCTTCCAGATCTACTGGCTGGGGGATCGCGCGGCGATCGCCGCCCGGGCTCAGCGCGCCAAGGAGGCCGGTGCGGTCGGCCTGATCGTGACGACCGACTGGAGCTTCTCGCACGGCCGGGACTGGGGCAGCCCGCAGATCCCCGAGCAGATGGACCTCAAGACCATCGCCAAGATGATGCCCGAGGGGCTGAGCCGGCCGGGCTGGTTCCTGCAATGGGCCAAGACCCTGCGACCGCCGAACCTGCGGGTGCCCAACCAGGGCGGACGCGGTGAGCCGGGTCCGCCGTTCTTCCAGGCCTACGGCGAATGGATGGGCACCCCGCCGCCCACCTGGGAGGACATCGCCTGGCTGCGGGAGCTGTGGGGCGGCCCGTTCATGCTCAAGGGCATCGTCCGCGTTGACGACGCCAAACGTGCTGTGGATGCCGGGGTTTCGGCCATTTCGGTGTCCAACCACGGCGGCAACAACCTGGACGGCACACCGGCCTCGATCCGCTGCCTGCCGGCGATTGCCGACGCGGTCGGCGACGAGGTCGAGGTGCTGCTCGACGGTGGCATCCGCCGCGGCAGCGACGTGGTCAAGTCGGTCGCGCTGGGGGCGCGCGCGGTGATGATCGGCCGGGCCTACCTGTGGGGCCTGGCCGCGGGCGGGCAGACCGGCGTGGAGAACGTGCTCGACATCCTGCGCGGTGGCATCGACTCCGCGCTGATGGGTCTGGGCCGCAGTTCCATCCACGAGCTGTCCGCCGAGGACATCCTGATCCCGGAGGGCTTCACCCGCGCGCTGGGCGTGCCCAACATCTGA
- a CDS encoding TetR/AcrR family transcriptional regulator has protein sequence MSGGRTDPRPARSRARLLEAATTLLNSGGPSAVTVDAVLRGANVARATLYRHFSSGTDLLAAAFQSLIPPAPMPPEDGSLRDRLTGLLQAFAEHIAEAPALLTAMNWLALGRDLEQMPDTHASSDSEEVRTLRERIAQQYAAPFDAIFDSPQTAAELVEFDRATAMTLLVGPLVTARLSTLVDADYRETVRASVEGFLHVYGRPAASEQP, from the coding sequence GTGAGCGGTGGCCGTACCGATCCGCGCCCGGCCCGATCCCGGGCCCGGCTGCTGGAGGCCGCGACCACGCTGCTGAACTCCGGCGGCCCGAGCGCGGTGACCGTCGACGCGGTGCTGCGCGGGGCGAACGTCGCCCGGGCCACGCTGTACCGACACTTCTCCAGCGGCACCGACCTGCTGGCGGCCGCGTTCCAGTCGCTGATCCCGCCGGCCCCGATGCCGCCGGAGGACGGCTCGCTGCGGGACCGGCTGACCGGGCTGCTGCAGGCCTTCGCCGAGCACATCGCCGAGGCGCCGGCGTTGCTGACCGCGATGAACTGGCTGGCGCTGGGCCGCGACCTCGAACAGATGCCGGACACGCACGCGTCCTCGGACAGCGAGGAGGTGCGCACCCTGCGCGAGCGGATCGCCCAGCAGTACGCGGCGCCGTTCGACGCGATCTTCGACAGCCCGCAGACCGCCGCCGAACTCGTCGAGTTCGACCGGGCCACCGCGATGACGCTGCTGGTCGGGCCGTTGGTCACCGCCCGGCTCTCCACCCTGGTCGACGCCGACTACCGGGAGACCGTCCGCGCCTCCGTCGAGGGATTCCTGCACGTCTACGGCCGGCCGGCCGCGTCCGAGCAGCCCTAG
- a CDS encoding MFS transporter, translating into MTDALLAPPEPGTATAHRRGWTLTVACLGVLLVMSSMVALNTALGDIAIQTSASQTQLTWIVDGYTLALACLLLPAGAIGDRFGRRGALLFGLVLFGASSFLPIFVADATTLIVSRAIAGLGAAFVMPATLSLITSVYSRQQRTKAVGVWAGVSSCGGIVGMLGSGVLLHFWSWPSIFWAFALSAILLIPLTLLARGSKEENPHPLDGTGAALIAAAVAAFVFGILEAPARGWSDPVVYGCLIAGVGLAAGFAAVEVRHEFPLLDVRLFADTMFATGAAAITVVFFALFGFFFIYMQFIQLALDYSALGTAVAISPLAVPLLILSLLSFWYLPRMGLRLVVFLGLAITGVGFLCMRFLSLDSDYWALAWPLLVLSAGLGLTVAPTTSAIMTAIPDDKQGVGSAINDTTREVGAALGIALAGSMLASQYAQVLRPLLSAFPEPIRESAARSLGEALGVAGSLGPDGQALADAARAAFTESVHSSLTALGAVTTISAVLIGAWAPGRDGRQLAIVRRLRGQRPGGRHRRRAGA; encoded by the coding sequence GTGACCGATGCCCTGCTCGCCCCGCCCGAGCCCGGCACCGCCACCGCCCACCGCCGCGGCTGGACCCTGACGGTGGCCTGCCTGGGCGTGCTGCTGGTGATGTCGTCGATGGTCGCGCTGAACACCGCGCTCGGTGACATCGCGATCCAGACCTCGGCCAGTCAGACCCAGCTCACCTGGATCGTCGACGGCTACACCCTGGCGCTGGCCTGCCTGCTGCTGCCCGCCGGCGCGATCGGCGACCGGTTCGGCCGCCGCGGCGCCCTGCTGTTCGGCCTGGTGCTGTTCGGCGCGTCGTCGTTCCTGCCGATCTTCGTCGCCGACGCGACCACCCTGATCGTCTCCCGCGCCATCGCCGGGCTCGGGGCCGCGTTCGTCATGCCGGCCACCCTGTCGCTGATCACCTCGGTCTACAGCCGGCAGCAGCGCACCAAGGCCGTCGGCGTGTGGGCCGGGGTGTCCAGCTGCGGGGGCATCGTCGGGATGCTGGGATCTGGTGTGCTGCTGCACTTCTGGTCCTGGCCGTCGATCTTCTGGGCGTTCGCGCTTTCGGCGATCCTGCTGATCCCGCTGACCCTGCTGGCGCGAGGTTCCAAGGAGGAGAACCCGCATCCGCTCGATGGCACCGGCGCGGCGCTGATCGCCGCGGCGGTGGCGGCGTTCGTGTTCGGGATCCTGGAGGCGCCGGCCCGGGGCTGGTCGGACCCGGTGGTCTACGGCTGCCTGATCGCTGGTGTCGGGCTGGCGGCCGGCTTCGCCGCGGTCGAGGTGCGGCACGAATTTCCGCTGCTGGATGTTCGGCTGTTCGCCGACACCATGTTCGCCACCGGTGCGGCCGCCATCACCGTGGTGTTCTTCGCACTGTTCGGCTTCTTCTTCATCTACATGCAGTTCATCCAGCTCGCCCTGGACTACAGCGCGCTAGGCACCGCGGTGGCGATCAGTCCGCTGGCGGTGCCGCTGCTGATCCTGTCGCTGCTGTCGTTCTGGTACCTGCCCCGAATGGGACTGCGGCTGGTGGTGTTCCTCGGCCTGGCCATCACCGGGGTCGGTTTCCTGTGCATGCGGTTCCTGTCACTGGATTCGGACTACTGGGCGCTGGCCTGGCCGCTGCTGGTGCTGTCGGCCGGCCTCGGCCTGACCGTGGCGCCGACCACCTCGGCGATCATGACCGCCATTCCCGACGACAAGCAGGGCGTCGGATCGGCGATCAACGACACCACCCGGGAGGTCGGCGCCGCCCTGGGCATCGCGCTGGCCGGCTCGATGCTGGCCTCGCAGTACGCCCAGGTGCTGCGACCGCTGCTGTCGGCGTTCCCCGAGCCGATCCGGGAGTCCGCGGCCCGCTCGCTGGGCGAGGCACTCGGGGTGGCCGGTTCGCTCGGCCCGGACGGCCAGGCGCTGGCCGACGCCGCCCGGGCCGCCTTCACCGAGTCGGTGCACTCCTCGCTGACCGCGCTCGGTGCGGTGACGACGATCTCCGCGGTGCTGATCGGCGCCTGGGCGCCCGGGCGCGACGGCCGTCAGCTCGCGATCGTGCGGCGGCTGCGCGGGCAGCGCCCCGGCGGCAGGCATCGGCGCCGGGCGGGCGCCTGA
- the mftA gene encoding mycofactocin precursor MftA (Mycofactocin is a small molecule electron carrier derived from the final two amino acids, Val-Tyr, of MftA, the mycofactocin precursor. It plays a role in redox homeostasis and the metabolism of alcohols and aldehydes in Actinobacteria, including Mycobacterium tuberculosis.), with product MAENQQVDTELVAEALVEEVSIDGMCGVY from the coding sequence ATGGCAGAAAACCAGCAGGTCGACACCGAGCTCGTCGCCGAGGCCCTCGTTGAAGAGGTGTCCATCGACGGTATGTGCGGGGTCTACTGA
- the mftG gene encoding mycofactocin dehydrogenase MftG, whose translation MIAAVHSDVLIVGAGSAGSVLAERLSADPGCRVTVLEAGPGPDPRVAALTGDGTRLPLAADSPVIARYSAVLTDDPARPAELVRGATVGGSGAVNGGYFCRGLPRDFDGWALPGWAWPDVLGHFRAIETDHDVAGPLHGRDGPVPVRRAAELTGPAAALAAAAADAGFGWIDDLNGGTDGAGPVDGIGAVPSNILGGHRYGPGEVFLARTAGRPNLSVLPVRSVHRIRFDGLRATGVEATGPDSATVFTADRIVLSAGAIGSATLLLRSGIGDPDMLRDLGIEPLIEAPVGAAFADHPEWLLPTDWASGAPGPALQAVLSTADGIEIRPYTQGFAAMTGAGEVSDDRPQIGVALMNPIARGRLRLLSADPRIGPEIRHRYDSADGDARALAKGVGLVREILGGTVRLGDPAWATSQHLCGTAPMGGESDSRAVLDERCRVRGAQNLWVIDGSVLPSVPSRGPHASTVMIAHRAASFVTAG comes from the coding sequence GTGATCGCGGCGGTGCACAGCGACGTCCTCATCGTTGGTGCGGGCAGTGCCGGATCCGTCCTGGCCGAACGCCTTTCGGCGGACCCCGGCTGCCGGGTCACGGTGCTGGAGGCGGGTCCCGGTCCGGACCCCCGGGTGGCCGCGCTGACCGGGGACGGCACCCGGCTGCCGCTGGCCGCCGACAGCCCGGTGATCGCGCGGTACTCCGCGGTGCTCACCGACGACCCGGCCCGGCCGGCCGAACTGGTCCGCGGCGCCACCGTCGGCGGCTCCGGCGCGGTCAACGGCGGCTACTTCTGCCGCGGCCTGCCGCGGGATTTCGACGGCTGGGCACTGCCCGGCTGGGCCTGGCCCGACGTGCTCGGGCACTTCCGGGCGATCGAGACCGATCACGATGTGGCCGGGCCGCTGCACGGCCGCGACGGCCCGGTTCCGGTGCGCCGGGCCGCCGAGCTGACCGGGCCGGCCGCCGCCCTGGCCGCCGCGGCGGCCGATGCCGGCTTCGGCTGGATCGACGACCTCAACGGCGGTACCGACGGCGCCGGCCCGGTCGACGGGATCGGCGCGGTGCCGTCGAACATCCTGGGCGGGCACCGCTACGGCCCCGGTGAGGTTTTCCTGGCCCGGACCGCCGGCCGGCCCAACCTGAGCGTGCTGCCGGTGCGCAGCGTGCACCGGATCCGGTTCGACGGGCTGCGCGCGACCGGTGTCGAGGCGACCGGACCGGACTCGGCCACGGTGTTCACCGCCGACCGGATCGTGCTGTCGGCCGGCGCGATCGGCTCGGCCACGCTGTTGCTGCGCTCCGGTATCGGCGATCCGGATATGTTGCGAGACTTGGGCATTGAGCCGCTGATCGAGGCGCCCGTCGGGGCTGCGTTCGCCGACCACCCGGAGTGGCTGCTGCCGACGGACTGGGCATCCGGCGCGCCGGGGCCGGCACTGCAAGCGGTGCTGAGCACCGCCGATGGCATTGAAATACGGCCCTACACACAGGGTTTCGCCGCAATGACGGGCGCTGGCGAGGTTTCCGATGATCGTCCGCAGATCGGCGTCGCGCTGATGAATCCGATTGCGCGAGGACGACTTCGGCTCCTCTCCGCGGATCCGCGGATCGGCCCGGAGATCCGGCACCGCTACGACAGTGCCGACGGTGACGCTCGAGCACTGGCCAAAGGTGTCGGCCTGGTCCGCGAAATCCTCGGTGGCACAGTCAGACTCGGTGATCCGGCGTGGGCCACCTCGCAGCATCTGTGCGGCACCGCGCCGATGGGCGGCGAGAGCGACTCACGGGCGGTGCTCGATGAGCGCTGCCGGGTTCGCGGGGCGCAGAATCTGTGGGTGATCGACGGGTCGGTGCTGCCCAGCGTCCCGAGCCGCGGGCCACACGCCAGCACGGTGATGATCGCGCACCGGGCCGCATCGTTCGTCACGGCCGGCTGA
- the mftE gene encoding mycofactocin biosynthesis peptidyl-dipeptidase MftE codes for MESPTWLADSTSSEVAPLDPTLVVPVGSVEQHGPHLPLDTDTRIANAVVAAVLDRLAPGAYLGAPALCYGASGEHEGFAGTVSIGTEVLESVLVEYGRSACRWTRRVVFVNGHGGNVPALVGAVRRLRAEGRDVAWCAPLVDGADAHAGHTETSVLLHLCPADVRTERIEAGNSAPLSELMPMMRRGGLAAVSEVGILGDPRTATAAAGARILAAMVDGCARRIGEWNPGGTGMLA; via the coding sequence GTGGAGTCCCCCACCTGGCTTGCAGACTCGACCTCGAGCGAGGTGGCCCCGCTGGACCCGACGCTGGTGGTTCCGGTGGGCTCGGTCGAGCAGCACGGGCCGCACCTGCCGCTGGACACCGACACCCGGATAGCGAACGCCGTGGTCGCCGCCGTGCTGGACCGGTTGGCGCCCGGGGCTTACCTGGGCGCCCCGGCGCTGTGTTACGGGGCCAGCGGCGAGCACGAGGGCTTTGCCGGCACCGTCTCCATCGGCACCGAGGTGCTGGAATCGGTGCTGGTCGAGTACGGCCGCTCGGCGTGCCGCTGGACCCGGCGGGTGGTGTTCGTCAACGGGCACGGCGGTAACGTGCCCGCGCTGGTCGGCGCGGTGCGTCGATTGCGCGCCGAGGGCCGCGACGTCGCCTGGTGCGCCCCGCTGGTCGACGGTGCCGACGCGCACGCGGGGCACACCGAAACCTCGGTCCTGCTGCATCTTTGCCCGGCGGATGTGCGGACCGAACGAATCGAGGCCGGCAACAGCGCGCCGCTGAGCGAGCTGATGCCGATGATGCGCCGAGGGGGACTGGCAGCAGTGAGCGAGGTAGGTATCTTGGGCGATCCGAGGACGGCGACCGCTGCGGCGGGGGCGCGCATCCTGGCCGCCATGGTCGACGGGTGCGCGCGCCGCATCGGCGAGTGGAATCCGGGCGGGACGGGGATGCTGGCGTGA
- the mftF gene encoding mycofactocin biosynthesis glycosyltransferase MftF (Members of this protein family, MftF, are glycosyltransferases, members of PF00535 (glycosyl transferase family 2). The encoding gene is found as part of the mycofactocin cassette, in Mycobacterium tuberculosis, many other Actinobacteria, and occasional members of other lineages. Mycofactocin itself, a putative redox carrier, is a heavily modified derivative of the C-terminal Val-Tyr dipeptide of the mycofactocin precursor MftA (TIGR03969).) → MTAGPRLPDGFAVQVDRRVRVLGAGSALLGGSPTRLLRLAPAARDMLGDGRLEVRDASSAQLARALLDATVAHPRPATGPSYLDVTVVIPVHDNPAGVIRLVGALRGVRVVVVDDGSPVPLSGNDFQGAGCEVTILRHDEPRGPAAARNTGLAACDTDFVAFLDSDVLPRRGWLEVLLGHFCDPAVALVAPRIVGLPGPDNLLARYEAVRSSLDLGRREAPVTPYGTVSYLPSAAIIGRVATLRAVGGFDEDMRCGEDVDLCWRLIETGARLRYEPIALVSHEHRIEPGAWLRRKAFYGTSTGPLSARHPGKVAPMVISGWSLLTWLLLALGTRLTALASLLAAGVVGAKVARSMRSPEAAPRDVAVVAARGLGAAGLQLAAAICRHYWPVAAVAAVLSPRFRQVVLLAAVLDGVADWLGHRSGAADDDEVRPVGPIAYLLLKRLDDLAYGAGLWYSVLRNQTLVPLRPQIRM, encoded by the coding sequence GTGACCGCCGGGCCCCGGCTGCCCGACGGTTTCGCGGTGCAGGTCGATCGCCGGGTTCGAGTGCTCGGCGCGGGCAGCGCGCTGCTCGGCGGTTCCCCGACCCGGCTGCTGCGGCTGGCGCCGGCCGCCCGCGACATGCTCGGGGACGGTCGGCTGGAGGTCCGCGACGCCAGCAGCGCCCAGCTGGCCCGGGCCCTGCTGGACGCCACCGTCGCCCACCCCCGGCCGGCCACCGGCCCGTCCTACCTGGATGTCACGGTGGTGATCCCGGTGCACGACAACCCGGCCGGGGTGATCCGGCTGGTCGGCGCGCTGCGCGGGGTCCGGGTCGTCGTCGTCGACGACGGTTCACCGGTGCCGTTGTCCGGCAACGATTTCCAGGGTGCCGGCTGCGAGGTGACGATCCTGCGGCACGACGAACCGCGCGGTCCGGCCGCGGCCCGCAACACCGGCCTGGCGGCCTGCGACACCGACTTCGTGGCGTTCCTGGATTCGGATGTGCTGCCGCGCCGCGGCTGGCTGGAGGTGCTGCTCGGGCACTTCTGCGATCCGGCGGTGGCCCTGGTCGCCCCGCGGATCGTCGGCCTGCCCGGCCCGGACAACCTGCTGGCCCGCTACGAGGCGGTGCGCTCCTCGCTGGACCTGGGCCGGCGGGAGGCGCCGGTGACCCCGTACGGCACGGTGTCCTATCTGCCCAGCGCGGCGATCATCGGCCGGGTCGCGACGCTGCGCGCGGTCGGCGGGTTCGACGAGGACATGCGCTGCGGCGAGGACGTCGACCTGTGCTGGCGGCTGATCGAAACCGGGGCGCGGCTGCGCTACGAGCCGATCGCCCTGGTCTCCCACGAGCACCGGATCGAACCGGGGGCGTGGCTGCGGCGCAAGGCGTTCTACGGCACCTCGACCGGGCCGCTGTCGGCCCGGCACCCGGGCAAGGTGGCCCCGATGGTCATCTCGGGCTGGTCGCTGCTGACCTGGCTGCTGCTGGCGCTGGGCACCCGGTTGACGGCGCTGGCCTCGCTGCTGGCCGCCGGGGTGGTCGGCGCCAAGGTGGCCCGCTCGATGCGGTCCCCGGAGGCCGCGCCGCGCGACGTGGCGGTGGTCGCCGCCCGCGGGCTCGGCGCGGCGGGGCTGCAACTGGCGGCGGCGATCTGCCGGCACTACTGGCCGGTGGCGGCGGTGGCCGCGGTGCTCTCACCGCGGTTTCGCCAGGTGGTGCTGCTGGCGGCCGTCCTGGACGGGGTGGCCGATTGGCTGGGGCACCGCAGCGGCGCCGCCGACGACGACGAGGTGCGGCCGGTGGGTCCGATCGCCTACCTGCTGCTCAAGCGGCTCGACGACCTCGCCTACGGGGCCGGGCTGTGGTACTCGGTGCTGCGCAACCAGACCCTGGTGCCGCTGCGTCCACAGATTCGGATGTGA
- the mftB gene encoding mycofactocin biosynthesis chaperone MftB (MftB, a small protein, is a peptide chaperone that assists the radical SAM enzyme MftC in performing two modifications to the C-terminal Val-Tyr dipeptide of the mycofactocin precursor peptide, MftA. MftB's role is analogous to the role of PqqD in the biosynthesis of PQQ, a cofactor that derives entirely from a Tyr and a Glu in the precursor PqqA.), with translation MSAAPVTAGTGRPPPFDPDRGWRLHPQVAVRPEPFGALLYHFGTRKLSFLKNRTVADLVRVLGEHDDVAAACRAVDIDDDARAPYLHALSVLATSRMIVPKENP, from the coding sequence GTGTCGGCGGCGCCAGTCACCGCCGGGACCGGGCGGCCGCCGCCGTTCGACCCGGATCGTGGCTGGCGCCTGCACCCGCAGGTCGCGGTGCGCCCGGAGCCGTTCGGCGCGCTGCTCTACCACTTCGGCACCCGCAAGCTGTCCTTCCTCAAAAACCGCACGGTGGCCGATTTGGTCCGGGTGCTCGGCGAGCATGACGACGTCGCCGCGGCCTGCCGCGCCGTCGACATCGACGACGACGCCCGGGCGCCCTACCTGCACGCGTTGAGCGTGCTCGCCACTTCCAGAATGATTGTCCCGAAGGAGAATCCGTGA
- the mftC gene encoding mycofactocin radical SAM maturase (MftC is a radical SAM/SPASM enzyme that catalyzes the first two steps in biosynthesis of the electron carrier mycofactocin from the terminal Val-Tyr dipeptide of the precursor peptide MftA.) has product MTAVAPVPRLVDQFELGLDAPICLTWELTYACNLSCVHCLSSSGKRDPRELTTEQCKSIIDELQRMQVFYVNIGGGEPTVRSDFWELVDYATAHQVGVKFSTNGVRITPEVAARLAASDYVDVQISLDGATAEINDAVRGPGSFAMAVRALENLRDAGFRDAKISVVVTRHNVEQLDDFKALADSFGATLRITRLRPSGRGADVWDDLHPTAAQQVTLYDWLVAHGEGVLTGDSFFHLSGLGEPGALAGLNLCGAGRVVCLIDPVGDVYACPFAIHEKFLAGNVLSDGGFDHVWKNAELFRELREPQSAGACGSCGHYDACRGGCMAAKFFTGLPMDGPDPECVVGHGESALAGDRDKPRSHIDHSRSGGRGTPAGPIPLKLLTTPPKKFCNESPV; this is encoded by the coding sequence GTGACCGCGGTCGCCCCGGTGCCCCGGCTCGTCGATCAGTTCGAGCTGGGCTTGGACGCTCCCATCTGCCTGACCTGGGAGCTCACCTACGCCTGCAACCTGTCCTGCGTGCACTGCCTGTCCTCCTCGGGCAAGCGGGATCCGCGCGAGCTGACCACCGAGCAGTGCAAGTCGATCATCGACGAGTTGCAGCGGATGCAGGTGTTCTACGTCAACATCGGCGGCGGTGAGCCCACCGTGCGCTCGGACTTCTGGGAACTGGTCGACTACGCGACCGCCCACCAGGTCGGAGTCAAGTTTTCCACCAACGGAGTTCGGATCACCCCGGAGGTCGCCGCCCGGCTGGCCGCCAGCGATTACGTCGACGTCCAGATCTCACTGGACGGCGCGACCGCCGAGATCAACGACGCGGTGCGCGGGCCCGGCTCGTTCGCGATGGCGGTGCGGGCGCTGGAGAACCTGCGCGATGCGGGCTTCCGCGACGCGAAGATCTCGGTGGTGGTGACCCGGCACAACGTCGAGCAACTCGACGACTTCAAGGCGCTGGCCGACAGCTTCGGCGCCACCCTGCGGATCACCCGGCTGCGCCCATCGGGCCGCGGCGCCGACGTCTGGGACGACCTGCACCCCACCGCCGCCCAGCAGGTCACCCTCTACGACTGGCTGGTCGCGCACGGCGAGGGGGTGCTGACCGGTGACTCGTTCTTCCACCTGTCCGGGCTGGGCGAGCCCGGTGCGCTGGCCGGGCTGAACCTGTGCGGGGCCGGGCGGGTGGTCTGCCTGATCGATCCGGTCGGCGACGTCTATGCCTGCCCGTTCGCCATCCACGAAAAGTTCCTGGCCGGAAACGTGTTGTCCGACGGCGGTTTTGACCACGTGTGGAAGAACGCGGAGCTGTTCCGTGAGCTGCGCGAACCACAGTCGGCCGGCGCCTGCGGGAGCTGCGGTCACTACGACGCCTGCCGCGGCGGCTGCATGGCCGCGAAGTTCTTCACCGGCCTGCCGATGGACGGCCCGGATCCCGAATGCGTTGTCGGCCACGGGGAGTCGGCGCTGGCCGGCGACCGGGACAAGCCGCGCTCGCACATCGACCACTCCCGGTCCGGCGGCCGCGGCACCCCCGCGGGCCCGATCCCGTTGAAGCTCCTGACAACTCCGCCGAAGAAGTTCTGCAACGAAAGCCCGGTCTGA
- the mftR gene encoding mycofactocin system transcriptional regulator (MftR, the mycofactocin system transcriptional regulator, is an uncharacterized TetR family DNA-binding transcription factor. Its role is inferred by context. It occurs as part of the biosynthesis locus for mycofactocin, a partially characterized electron carrier derived from the terminal Val-Tyr dipeptide of the precursor peptide MftA, through a radical SAM enzyme-mediated process.): MTTVSGPRAGRRPSTTHDQIAAVAIELFGERGFDAVSVDDVAAAAGIARRTLFRYYSSKNAICWGDFDTHLDHLRGLLASADPALSMRDALRAALLDFNDFGDTEAHRHRQRMRVILETAELQAYSMTMYAGWRAVIAEFVARRRGESARDLAPQTIAWTMLGVALAAYEHWLADESVALPQALGAAFDLAAPGDRPRV; the protein is encoded by the coding sequence ATGACGACGGTTTCGGGCCCCCGGGCCGGCCGGCGGCCGTCGACCACCCACGATCAGATCGCCGCCGTCGCGATCGAACTGTTCGGCGAACGCGGCTTCGACGCGGTCAGCGTCGACGACGTGGCCGCCGCCGCCGGCATCGCCCGGCGCACCCTGTTCCGCTACTACTCGTCGAAGAACGCCATCTGCTGGGGCGACTTCGACACCCACCTGGACCACCTGCGCGGCCTGCTGGCGAGCGCCGACCCCGCACTGTCGATGCGCGACGCGCTGCGCGCGGCGCTGCTGGACTTCAACGACTTCGGCGACACCGAGGCGCACCGGCACCGCCAGCGGATGCGGGTGATCCTGGAAACCGCCGAACTGCAGGCGTATTCGATGACGATGTACGCGGGCTGGCGCGCGGTCATCGCCGAGTTCGTGGCCCGCCGCCGCGGCGAGTCCGCCCGCGACCTCGCGCCGCAGACCATCGCCTGGACCATGCTCGGGGTGGCGCTGGCGGCCTACGAGCACTGGCTGGCCGACGAGTCGGTGGCGCTGCCGCAGGCTCTCGGCGCGGCGTTCGACCTGGCCGCACCCGGCGACCGCCCGCGGGTCTGA